GGCTTGGGAAAAAGATTCCTCCCTTAAAAACATACGCTACCCGCTTACAGAGAACAGGAATAACTTCACCCTTAAGCAAGATAGTGTTCTGAATGTAATTTATACAACTCTTCTCAAGAAAAACCTAACCGTTGTTAAACCGGACAAGAAACTAAGTTTTATTTCCGTACAATGCATCTCAAAAGACCAGCATTTTTCAAAGCTTTTTATTGAACGTCTGGTGAAAGAAGCGATAGATTTTTATGTACAAACCAAAACCCAAAGGTCAAAGATCACTGTAGATAAGCTGCAAGAAAAACTTGATTCCATCACGTTTCTGCTTAATCGAAAGACTTTATCCGTTGCCGCGTCCCAGGATATGAATTTAAATCCTGCGCGAAGTGTGGCCGGAGTAAATATAGAACTCGCATCCAGAGATAAAATGGTGTTGCAGACGATGTATGCCGAGGTAATGAAAAACCTTGAGCTGAGCAAAATGGCTATGGCACAGGAAACGCCTATCATACAAATAGTAGATACTCCGATCCTTCCACTTAAAAAAGAAAAATTAGGGAAACTGAAAGGACTGATAATAGGCGGATTCCTCGGTGGTTTCTTAATTATTCTCTGGTTGCTTATCAGGCGTATCTATAGTGAAACAATGAGTCAATAAAATATTTGATGCAAAGCCCTTCTGGAGTCGAGTATTGCTAAAATGCAACACCACTAATATTCCCGAGATGGACTATTAATTGTATAAATTAACTATTATATGAAAGTTGTAATTCTTGCCGGCGGTTTAGGCACACGGTTATCAGAAGAAACATCCTTAAGGCCGAAACCAATGGTAGAAATAGGGGGTATGCCTATTCTATGGCATATTATGAAAATATACTCCTCTTATGGATTTAATGATTTTGTCATTTGCCTTGGGTACAAAGGATATATCATTAAAGAATACTTTGCGAACTACTTCCTGCATAAATCAGATGTGACCATTGACCTGAAGAATAACTCGCTAAGTATCCACGACTCACAGGCTGAACCCTGGACTGTAACTCTGGTGGATACCGGAATTTCGTCCATGACAGGAGGAAGAATTAAAAGAATTGAGCGATTTATTGGTAGCGAGTCATTTTTTCTCACATATGGAGACGGCGTTGGCGATATAGATATTCCCCAGCTCTTGGAATTCCACCGTAGCAATAATAGAACCTGCACGGTTACCTCCGTACAACCGTCAGGCCGGTTCGGAACTTTAAATATTAAGGATGACATGAAAGTGGAATCTTTTATTGAAAAACCCAAAGGAGATGGCGCATGGATCAATGGCGGTTTTTTTGTGTGTGCCAACCAGAAATTTTCAAATACATAGCGGGCGACGACACAGTTTTTGAAAAGGAACCTCTTGAGAATCTCGCCAAAGATGGCGAACTGGTCGCTTTTAAACACACTGGTTTCTGGCGACCGATGGACACTCTTCGTGACAAACAGGGCCTTGAAGAATTGTGGAACTCGGGAAATGCACCTTGGAAAATAGTTTGAGATGAAAGAAAAGATTGATATTATAACAAATGCCTTTGCCGGCAAAAGGGTATTTGTTACAGGTCATACAGGCTTTAAAGGATCCTGGATGGTTGCATGGTTACACCTGTTGGGGGCAAATGTTAGAGGATATGCATTGGCCCCGCAGGGAAAAGATGCACTTTACTCTCAGATCGACGGCGATAAGTTATGTGATTCGGTTATCGCCGACATCCGGGACGAGGCAAAATTAAAGCAGGAATTAGTCTCTTTCCGGCCGGATTTCGTTTTTCATCTTGCCGCCCAGCCTCTGGTAAGGAAATCGTACGAAATTCCGCTGGAGACATTTGATACGAATGTAATGGGCACTGCATATGTATTAAATGCAGTGCGGGATGTGTCTACCCCCTGTACGGCCGTGATAATTACCACTGACAAGGTTTACGAAAACAGGGAATGGCTATACCCGTACAGGGAAAATGAGCCACTGGGCGGATATGATCCGTATAGCGCAAGCAAAGCCGCCTGTGAAATTGTTTGCGGGGCATACAGAAACAGCTATTTTAATCCTTCTGACTATGTAACTCATAAAAAATCTATCTCGACTGCAAGAGCCGGAAATGTTATTGGTGGCGGCGATTGGGCTGAGAACAGAATTATCCCTGATCTTATAAGGGCGTTTAGCAAAAAACAGGAATTGTCGGTAAGAAACCCGGAAGCTATACGTCCCTGGCAACACGTAATGGAACCGCTATTCGGCTATCTTCTACTGGCTGCATTGATGGCCAAAGAACCTATCCGGTTTGCCGCAGCGTGGAACTTTGGGCCCGAAGCGAAAGACACTCTTACAGTGAAGGATCTCGTTGAAATCGCAATCAAGCAATGGGGCAGCGGACAGATGAGGGTTGAGAACCCCAAACACCAATACCATGAAGCAAATTTACTGAAACTGGACATCAGCATGGCCGTCGGCATGTTAGGCTGGACTCCTCGCTATTCTGCAGAAAAAAGTATCGAAGTAACCATAAACTGGTATAAGGACTATCTGGATGGAAAGAATGCATTTGACATTATGAAAGATCAAATTAAAGCCTATACAAGTTGAAGATACTAATTACAGGTGGCAGCGGTTTTCTTGGAAAACATCTTATCAGGCATTTATTAGCCGAAAAGTATCATGTAATTGCACTGTTACGTAAAAACTCTGATATCAGCAGATTGCCGGTCAAAGACCAACAGCTCAGTTTGGTTTTTATTGAAGAGCTGGATTATGATAATTTCTTCAAGGCCGAGGCGCCCTTTTCTGCAATGGTACATTGCGCCACTAACTATGGCAGAACCGCAACGGGGTTATCAGAAGTATTGCAGGATAACTTGATGTGGCCTACCCTGCTTCTGGAATATGGTATCAAATATTCCTGTGGATTATTTATTAATACAGACACCTTTTTTGCGAAACAACAAAAGGCTCAAAGTTACTTGCAGGCATACGTATTATCCAAATACCTGTTCCGGGAAATACTGAAAGCGAAAAGCAGCATCATCCCTGTCGTGAACTGCAGACTGGAACATGTTTACGGCCCAGAAGATGGAGCGGCAAAATTCACGACATACATACTTCGTGAATTGCTGAAGAATGCAGAGACCATTGAGTTATCTGATGGCTGGCAAAAAAGGGACTTTGTATACATTGAAGATGTGGCCAGAGCCTATGCTTTGATTCTCAACTATTTACCAAGGTTTCGCGGGTTCTCAGAATATGAAATAGGTACCGGAGAGAGCCATTCTATCCGGGAATTTGTTACAACCCT
This genomic stretch from Chitinophaga sp. XS-30 harbors:
- a CDS encoding Wzz/FepE/Etk N-terminal domain-containing protein, translating into MESTKPVSFKQEDEISLKDLILKIQEWLKYLRRKWLTILIFGILGGSLGLTYSFIKKPDYTAELTFVLEDSKANTLGAYAGLASQFGIDLGGASGNGIFSGDNILEFLKSRLMIEKALLSPMIGQNKVESLADYYLDISGLAEAWEKDSSLKNIRYPLTENRNNFTLKQDSVLNVIYTTLLKKNLTVVKPDKKLSFISVQCISKDQHFSKLFIERLVKEAIDFYVQTKTQRSKITVDKLQEKLDSITFLLNRKTLSVAASQDMNLNPARSVAGVNIELASRDKMVLQTMYAEVMKNLELSKMAMAQETPIIQIVDTPILPLKKEKLGKLKGLIIGGFLGGFLIILWLLIRRIYSETMSQ
- the rfbF gene encoding glucose-1-phosphate cytidylyltransferase — encoded protein: MKVVILAGGLGTRLSEETSLRPKPMVEIGGMPILWHIMKIYSSYGFNDFVICLGYKGYIIKEYFANYFLHKSDVTIDLKNNSLSIHDSQAEPWTVTLVDTGISSMTGGRIKRIERFIGSESFFLTYGDGVGDIDIPQLLEFHRSNNRTCTVTSVQPSGRFGTLNIKDDMKVESFIEKPKGDGAWINGGFFVCANQKFSNT
- the rfbG gene encoding CDP-glucose 4,6-dehydratase; this encodes MKEKIDIITNAFAGKRVFVTGHTGFKGSWMVAWLHLLGANVRGYALAPQGKDALYSQIDGDKLCDSVIADIRDEAKLKQELVSFRPDFVFHLAAQPLVRKSYEIPLETFDTNVMGTAYVLNAVRDVSTPCTAVIITTDKVYENREWLYPYRENEPLGGYDPYSASKAACEIVCGAYRNSYFNPSDYVTHKKSISTARAGNVIGGGDWAENRIIPDLIRAFSKKQELSVRNPEAIRPWQHVMEPLFGYLLLAALMAKEPIRFAAAWNFGPEAKDTLTVKDLVEIAIKQWGSGQMRVENPKHQYHEANLLKLDISMAVGMLGWTPRYSAEKSIEVTINWYKDYLDGKNAFDIMKDQIKAYTS
- a CDS encoding NAD(P)-dependent oxidoreductase, yielding MKILITGGSGFLGKHLIRHLLAEKYHVIALLRKNSDISRLPVKDQQLSLVFIEELDYDNFFKAEAPFSAMVHCATNYGRTATGLSEVLQDNLMWPTLLLEYGIKYSCGLFINTDTFFAKQQKAQSYLQAYVLSKYLFREILKAKSSIIPVVNCRLEHVYGPEDGAAKFTTYILRELLKNAETIELSDGWQKRDFVYIEDVARAYALILNYLPRFRGFSEYEIGTGESHSIREFVTTLKNMIPGNNTILDWGALPMRRNEIEDSFADISALLNLGWAPKFDLNKGIYHLLEHHKVHGI